The following are encoded together in the Oncorhynchus kisutch isolate 150728-3 linkage group LG8, Okis_V2, whole genome shotgun sequence genome:
- the LOC109895128 gene encoding T-box transcription factor TBX5-like isoform X2: MASAIQERADTDKDSPKENKPENHTRSLSSPPSPQATCTQQGMDGIKVYTQERELWDKFHEVGTEMIITKAGRRMFPCYKVKVTGLNSKSKYILLMDIVPADDHRYKFADNKWSVSGKAEPAMPGRLYVHPDSPATGSHWARQLVSFQKLKLTNNHLDPFGHIILNSMHKYQPRLHIVKADEHNGFGSKNTAFCTHMFSETSFIAVTSYQNHKITQLKIENNPFAKGFRGSDDMELHRMAKIQGKEYPVVPRSSVRQRVCPSVCPFGGEARGLGSHPYSCENGVSSTTQDLLTFPPAPYTLPQPDPHKHMQVYHCNKRKGQRRGSGRRVCLLDLSPDWMTSAVHPGPTAAL, encoded by the exons ATGGCTAGCGCCATCCAAGAGCGCGCGGACACCGACAAGGACTCACCGAAAGAGAACAAACCGGAGAATCACACTCGCTCCCTGAGCTCGCCACCTTCACCGCAGGCAACGTGCACACAGCAG GGAATGGATGGAATAAAAGTATACACGCAAGAGCGGGAACTGTGGGATAAATTCCACGAGGTTGGAACGGAGATGATCATCACTAAGGCGGGAAG GCGGATGTTCCCCTGCTACAAGGTGAAGGTGACGGGCCTCAACTCTAAAAGCAAGTACATTCTCCTCATGGATATCGTGCCAGCAGATGACCACCGCTACAAGTTCGCTGATAATAAATG gtctgtTTCGGGGAAGGCGGAGCCGGCCATGCCAGGGAGGTTGTACGTCCACCCTGACTCTCCAGCCACTGGGAGCCACTGGGCACGCCAGCTTGTCTCCTTCCAGAAACTCAAACTCACTAACAACCACCTGGACCCCTTTGGACAC ATTATATTAAACTCAATGCATAAATACCAACCCCGCCTCCACATCGTCAAAGCAGATGAACACAATGGGTTTGGTTCCAAGAACACAGCCTTCTGCACGCACATGTTCTCAGAGACCTCATTCATCGCCGTGACATCATACCAGAACCACAAG ATCACCCAGCTGAAGATAGAGAACAACCCGTTCGCTAAGGGCTTCAGAGGCAGTGATGACATGGAGCTGCACCGCATGGCTAAGATACAGGG taaGGAGTATCCGGTGGTTCCTCGTAGCTCAGTGCGTCAGAGGGTGTGTCCTAGTGTGTGTCCGTTTGGGGGGGAAGCGAGGGGGTTGGGTTCACACCCCTATTCCTGTGAGAATGGGGTGAGCAGCACCACCCAGGATCTCCTCACCTTCCCTCCAGCCCCCTACACCCTCCCCCAACCAgacccacacaaacacatgcaggtGTACCACTGCAACAAGAGGAAAG